CATTTTCTATTTCTAAGAATTACTGCAACCCCATAGACACATGGTGTAAGCCTGGGGATTGTCCTTAAGTACAAAGCAACTTCTAAATTTGGTATTGCAtggctcaggggactggtaaTAGAATTAAAGCATCTTGCATTACAGAAAAACTAAAACTGAATAGAAATGTAAGTGCAATAAAAAGCACATACTAAGTATAAAACCAGAATGAAATGGAACTGAATGCAGGAGACTAGACAGAAGACAATTACTAATACCTGCTAATTGGCAACATTAATATGTGTCCTTGCTCTGTATCAATTAATTTATACGTTGCAGAGGAAGAGTTTATGTGACAACACAAGGTGAAGGTCAGTGGTGGATCAGGTCCATGGTGTGAAGCCCTGTAACAGCTTAGTCAATAATTGCTATTGAGGACACCTCTGCCTGATGTACAATAGTATTCTTACATCTACAAAAAGAGCACTCATTCCGTATACATCTTCCATGCAGCGTCAACATTGTCATCTTCTATACTGCTTTCTGGGTTAGTTTAGATTTGCAGGAGAGTATATGATGTTAATGTGCATGTCAAGAAGCATTGAGGACTTGCAGTCAAAGCTTGGTAACACTGAAGTCACTAGGCGTTTGGCCATTGCCTTCATGGAAGCAAGATTTAGCTCTAGATGTATTAAAACTAAATCAGCTAAGTTTAATTGAGACAAAGTTGCATTTAGTCTGGTTAAGATGCAATGAGTGCCAGGAATTCTGTATTCTGAACCAGGTGGGGTGAAAGGCGACACCCTGATTGATATTGGCAGTGGGCCCAACATTCATCAGCTCCTCTCCGCCTGCGAGTCCTTTAAGGAGATCATCGCTTCAGACTATACATATCGGAACCACCGGGAACTGGAGAAATGGCTGAAGAATGAGCCAGAAGCGTTTGACTGGACTCCAGTGGTGGAATACGTGTGTGAGCTAGAGGGAAACAGGTACAGGGGCTGGAAAAAGCAGATTGTCTAAAGTCCTTGTGTATTGCTTAGTCTGTCTATGCAGCATCATCTACTTATACTGATCAGCAATATAATCAGTTGTGAATACAGGCAGCATTTTTGGGGAGAAAATAGAAAGCTGGAGGAATGTGGTTTTCAGTCATGATAGAGTCTGTATAGGGTCCCCTGTGGGTCTCAGTATCCGAGACCTTGGAGAGAGCTATCAACTGGTAAATTGTTGCTAAAGTAAATTCACCTGTTTGCTGATTTTCTTACAAAACCGCAATTCAATCAGGGGGTCCACTGTAAAAGTAGCCAGAGTTCATGACCCCCTTAGCAAATTGGGATGAGTTCTGAGCAAAATGTGGTGGCTTTCCAGCATATCTTAAAActgacccagggaaaagggaactAAAGATAAAGTTAACACAAGATCCTACAAATAGACATCATTCTAGCAAACAATGTTTTCCTCCTAATACTCACACCTATATCATAGAAAGACACTGAAATTGCAGATAACCCTTTGGAGTTCATCTTGTATTGTATATGTGTATGTCTCTGTAGGGAGAAGAAGGCTGAGAAAGAGGCAAAATTAAGGAAAACCATCAAACAGGTTCTAAAATGTGATGTCCACAAAAGCAACCCCATGGATCCAATTGTCCTGCCTCCAGCTGATTGCCTCATCTCATCACTGTGCTTGGAAGCTGCTTGCAAAGATCTGAACACTTACCGCAATGCTCTGAAGAACATCAACTCTCTGTTGAAGCCAGGAGGGCACTTGGTGCTGAGTGGAGATTTGGGCTGCAGTTTCTTCATGGTTGGCCCCAAAAGGTTCTCGTGTTTGGTCCTGAGAGAGGAATTTCTGAGGGAAGCCCTCAGTGAAACTGGCTTCATCATTCAGGAGTTTGAGGTTCTCTTCAGGGGTGATGATATCATCGACGACAGCTCTGATTTCTCTGGGATGTACTTCATTCTCGCTCGCAAAGAAGAAGCAATATAAATCCTTTGGGGAGTACGGGTAAAGCAAACCCTCCCCGAAGGAAGGGAGATAATATTACTAATAAACATACCAATGAAATGAATGCAGTATTTTCTCCAGCAATGTTAAATACATTAACCCTTTGTTGTGAAATACATAATGCAGGAGAATATAAGCAgctaaattgctgctgctggatgAACTTAACTGAGGAAATGCTTCCCTGCAGGATGAGTTCCAACAGACAATTTTGGttgctattatttttattttattgcaatTTTTGAACAATTTTTACCCAAGTTCTGCTTTGGTTCTTGGTATTTGCCAAAGAAAAGCTCCAATGAGCTACATAGTGAGAGGAATGGTTTTGTTTCTGTAAACATACTTAGCTCCTTATATTAGTTTGATGGATGCTCTTCTTGTGTTAATGAAATGTCATGTTACTCCTTGAAATCTTCTGTTTTACGTTatgaaaaatgtgtattttttgtgtgaaaaaacTGGCCTCATTAAATATTCCCAGTGAGGATACTGAGGTGGATTTGCTCTATTCGAACCCTATCCAATGTGCATGGCTTTCCATTGCTTTAATGAACATGGGCTCATGGGCTCTAATCTTAATTTTTTGTCCCCTAGTTCAGGTTTCTCTGGAAAGGCAGTTTTAAATAGAATTAGACACCATGGCCTTGGTCTTCTGGTCCAGCCAGTCTGTGTTCAGGCAGCACCCAACTGAGGTGAGGA
The DNA window shown above is from Emys orbicularis isolate rEmyOrb1 chromosome 15, rEmyOrb1.hap1, whole genome shotgun sequence and carries:
- the LOC135889320 gene encoding nicotinamide N-methyltransferase-like, giving the protein MCRFGVSIMTEFTGGDVYQAEFDPKAFLEYFKFGEDTWRDDFLIFILKQYCKTFTSGGVKGDTLIDIGSGPNIHQLLSACESFKEIIASDYTYRNHRELEKWLKNEPEAFDWTPVVEYVCELEGNREKKAEKEAKLRKTIKQVLKCDVHKSNPMDPIVLPPADCLISSLCLEAACKDLNTYRNALKNINSLLKPGGHLVLSGDLGCSFFMVGPKRFSCLVLREEFLREALSETGFIIQEFEVLFRGDDIIDDSSDFSGMYFILARKEEAI